A single genomic interval of Salinarchaeum sp. IM2453 harbors:
- a CDS encoding plastocyanin/azurin family copper-binding protein: protein MARLNRRKLAKISGTAALLPALAGCADLLDDNGDNDDNGDNGDDNGEDGFDFEDAEQRAEEFLEEQNAAGADNGWKSEDLRGEQEVTVDAGFPYYDPALLIVDEGTEITWEVGGGHNVITLDVEGDNAVGDAVTGAYETDITLDAGSTGENEVWEETIDDTGVALYGCTPHVDSGQWGAVVVDSSD, encoded by the coding sequence ATGGCACGTCTTAATCGACGAAAACTCGCCAAGATTAGTGGAACAGCTGCGTTGTTGCCAGCATTAGCTGGCTGTGCTGACTTGTTGGATGATAACGGGGATAACGATGATAACGGAGATAACGGGGATGATAATGGGGAAGATGGATTTGATTTCGAAGACGCAGAGCAACGAGCCGAGGAGTTTCTTGAGGAGCAAAATGCAGCTGGGGCAGACAACGGATGGAAGAGCGAGGACTTACGAGGGGAACAAGAAGTGACAGTTGATGCTGGATTTCCGTATTATGACCCGGCACTGCTAATTGTTGATGAAGGGACTGAAATCACTTGGGAGGTTGGCGGTGGTCATAATGTAATCACACTTGATGTTGAAGGAGATAATGCGGTAGGAGATGCTGTAACTGGAGCTTACGAGACAGATATTACTCTGGATGCTGGATCAACAGGGGAAAATGAAGTTTGGGAAGAGACTATCGATGATACAGGAGTTGCGTTGTACGGATGTACTCCACATGTAGATAGTGGTCAGTGGGGAGCAGTTGTTGTCGATTCTTCGGACTGA
- a CDS encoding NosD domain-containing protein has protein sequence MSAHTWIVSGLIVFTAVSSVGLFIANPSETTVDPVSFDDTVKISGTLEDTDAVSEEATPGVQVFYDRYRHPLGYHDPALAATEYDSDRHEEQFGSPIATYVTDFTNTNLTLDDHGHPSVEVSPGWIPASDAVYVQNSKMNLPSGPVTIPFSDERQAELFIERYGGVLRTWEDLQNNNQSSHRNQEDLVDDQHQRSNKLINTTTRYLDRAKTTVVQPNESVQSAIQNAPSNSTVLLSEGRYEQQITINQSITLRGSNTTIVGNNTGSVINVTADDVAISDVHIKGAGDSFGHTDVGAEGWDSRIEAGYGHGDAGVTAINASRPLISNVSINTSANGVLLRDTADPVVRNISVVGSDHWLEGFMGVVAMRSSGIVEQSSFLNGRDGVYSHRSDGLVVRNNTMTNTRFGVHLMYSSDVLIAGNSIERHIHDGITVMTNPTGVSIVNNHVRNGGNGMSIYGNRMFVQENEVINNEIGIVMSAPGSIYEQNLLKENDIGARTSVVTPTSIVSQNDFIDNTQHADTLSGPLRIWTDNVGNHWSDAPNWGTSNTSTRPFVPTDTVDQQARSDHGARTLAHAPALQMLRTIQGTTPGLRSESIVDTDPLTTPVTLAKTSTANNLSRYT, from the coding sequence GTGTCCGCACACACTTGGATCGTTTCAGGACTGATTGTATTCACTGCCGTATCGTCGGTTGGATTGTTTATCGCAAATCCCTCTGAAACTACTGTTGATCCTGTTTCATTTGATGATACTGTTAAAATAAGCGGAACCTTGGAAGATACAGACGCAGTCTCTGAAGAGGCGACCCCTGGCGTCCAAGTATTCTATGACCGATACAGGCATCCTCTTGGATACCATGATCCTGCTTTAGCTGCAACAGAGTATGATTCTGATCGGCATGAAGAGCAATTTGGCAGCCCAATTGCAACCTACGTAACTGACTTTACTAATACAAATTTGACTCTTGATGACCACGGACATCCGTCAGTTGAGGTATCTCCAGGTTGGATTCCGGCGTCTGACGCAGTTTATGTGCAAAATAGCAAAATGAACCTACCATCTGGCCCAGTAACCATACCATTCTCCGATGAGCGACAGGCAGAACTGTTTATCGAACGATACGGTGGTGTTCTTCGTACTTGGGAAGACTTGCAAAATAACAACCAGAGTAGCCACCGGAATCAAGAGGATCTAGTTGATGACCAACATCAGAGATCAAACAAGCTGATCAATACCACAACGAGATACTTAGACCGAGCAAAAACAACAGTCGTACAGCCGAATGAATCAGTACAATCTGCCATTCAAAATGCACCATCAAACAGCACTGTTCTTCTTTCAGAGGGTCGATACGAGCAACAGATCACCATTAATCAGTCCATAACTCTTCGTGGATCAAATACAACGATTGTCGGGAACAATACTGGCTCAGTCATCAATGTAACCGCAGATGACGTTGCTATTTCTGATGTACATATCAAGGGAGCTGGTGACTCATTCGGACATACTGACGTCGGTGCCGAGGGTTGGGACAGCCGAATTGAAGCTGGATACGGACACGGTGATGCTGGAGTTACAGCGATCAATGCCAGCCGACCATTGATTTCGAATGTTAGTATAAATACGTCAGCAAATGGTGTATTACTTCGGGATACCGCAGATCCTGTTGTCAGAAACATCTCTGTCGTTGGGTCTGACCACTGGCTGGAAGGATTTATGGGCGTGGTTGCTATGCGGTCTTCGGGAATTGTTGAGCAGTCGTCGTTTTTGAACGGTCGAGATGGAGTTTACTCGCACCGCTCCGACGGGTTAGTTGTACGGAATAATACGATGACAAACACCCGGTTCGGTGTCCATCTAATGTATTCTTCAGATGTTTTGATTGCCGGAAATAGTATCGAACGTCACATACATGACGGGATAACCGTGATGACAAATCCAACTGGTGTTTCCATCGTTAATAATCATGTCAGGAATGGAGGAAACGGTATGTCAATTTATGGTAACCGAATGTTTGTACAAGAGAATGAAGTCATTAACAATGAAATTGGGATCGTTATGTCTGCTCCCGGATCTATCTATGAGCAAAATCTCCTTAAAGAAAACGACATAGGGGCTCGAACATCTGTTGTCACTCCAACAAGTATTGTTTCCCAAAACGATTTTATTGACAATACCCAGCATGCAGACACCCTATCTGGACCATTACGAATATGGACTGACAACGTTGGAAACCATTGGAGTGATGCGCCAAATTGGGGGACCTCTAACACCAGCACACGACCATTTGTCCCTACTGATACAGTTGACCAGCAAGCTCGATCAGACCATGGAGCTAGAACGCTTGCACACGCCCCAGCGCTACAGATGTTACGGACAATACAAGGCACGACACCCGGGCTTCGATCAGAGAGCATAGTCGACACAGATCCACTCACAACTCCTGTTACTTTAGCAAAGACATCTACCGCAAACAATCTCTCACGATATACATGA
- a CDS encoding CPBP family intramembrane glutamic endopeptidase, with protein MEQRQSVESLSTRKIIREFLAGAGIAVLGFLVGIIGVFLMAGGMYLYGVNIFDNVIALFAAEIIGLQVIGFGGVALAYLWYTKESLIQIEIPSLRHIAWIVIGLVSLFVALIFVSAVELVIGVDAAEHGIQQTATGNPEILLLFIPITLFIIGPAEELLFRGIIQRRLVDRLSLGYGILFASIIFAVAHAGALIASSTSGFVFMMGVYVVLGAILGITYEITKNIVVPIVIHGIFNALQAAGMYFALTNDEMAEFMTLLGLS; from the coding sequence ATGGAACAACGGCAAAGCGTAGAATCCCTCTCAACCAGAAAGATCATACGTGAGTTCCTTGCCGGTGCCGGTATCGCAGTACTTGGCTTCCTTGTTGGAATTATTGGTGTGTTTCTAATGGCAGGAGGGATGTATTTGTACGGTGTCAATATCTTTGACAATGTGATCGCACTATTTGCTGCTGAGATAATTGGCTTACAAGTGATTGGATTTGGTGGAGTTGCATTGGCTTACTTATGGTACACAAAAGAAAGCCTGATTCAGATTGAAATCCCTTCCCTCCGGCATATTGCCTGGATTGTCATCGGCCTTGTATCATTATTTGTCGCTTTAATATTTGTCTCAGCAGTTGAGTTGGTGATTGGTGTTGATGCGGCCGAACATGGTATACAGCAAACTGCAACTGGGAACCCAGAGATCCTTCTGTTGTTTATTCCAATTACGTTGTTCATCATCGGTCCTGCAGAAGAACTATTATTCAGAGGGATTATCCAACGGCGACTTGTTGATCGACTTTCACTGGGCTATGGAATCCTCTTTGCAAGCATTATCTTTGCAGTTGCTCATGCTGGTGCCCTTATCGCTTCTTCAACCTCTGGGTTTGTCTTTATGATGGGGGTATACGTGGTGTTGGGAGCAATCTTGGGAATTACATACGAAATTACAAAAAACATTGTTGTCCCAATTGTCATACATGGCATATTCAACGCTTTGCAGGCAGCGGGTATGTATTTCGCTCTAACAAATGATGAGATGGCTGAATTCATGACGCTGCTTGGTCTCAGTTAA
- a CDS encoding ABC transporter permease → MTVKEQIQTRAFRLQAIISREVKTVWRTRTYFVLGIAFIAVIIGLAHSAGGYEAGYGPAVVDLLTPLEILVPVLGFAFGYRAILSDTTSGEHDILQTFPVRQWTYVAGVFIGRALWTIVIVFFPLLAVAGLTAVTSVETVPFYETHDAADSPILFGRFIVLTVLYTLPIVAIALAISAFAKSLWSALALIAILFMFISFGGDLLALIALERFPDLSIYLSAMTPNSAYRGLVFEHVLGASEPTAAHSVINAISIMAWTIIPVSIAVFIQQR, encoded by the coding sequence ATGACAGTAAAAGAGCAAATCCAAACTCGAGCATTTCGACTACAGGCAATCATCAGTAGAGAGGTGAAAACTGTCTGGCGAACACGTACATATTTTGTACTGGGGATTGCATTTATTGCAGTTATTATTGGACTTGCCCACTCAGCTGGAGGCTATGAAGCTGGTTACGGCCCCGCTGTCGTTGACTTACTGACCCCACTCGAAATCTTAGTTCCTGTACTTGGATTCGCATTTGGATATCGAGCAATCCTCTCGGATACTACCAGTGGTGAGCATGACATCCTTCAAACCTTTCCGGTTAGGCAATGGACTTACGTTGCTGGCGTATTCATCGGACGAGCGCTTTGGACCATTGTGATAGTCTTCTTTCCACTTTTGGCCGTTGCCGGACTGACAGCAGTAACGTCTGTTGAGACCGTGCCATTCTATGAGACGCATGACGCTGCTGATTCACCAATCTTGTTTGGACGATTTATCGTATTAACCGTATTATATACTCTTCCGATCGTTGCTATTGCTCTTGCAATTTCTGCTTTTGCTAAATCACTTTGGAGTGCACTGGCGCTTATTGCTATTTTATTTATGTTTATCTCCTTTGGAGGTGATCTGCTGGCGCTAATCGCTCTTGAGCGGTTTCCTGATTTGTCGATATATCTCTCAGCAATGACTCCAAACAGCGCATACCGCGGATTGGTCTTCGAACATGTTTTGGGTGCATCAGAACCTACTGCTGCACACTCAGTTATAAACGCGATAAGTATTATGGCTTGGACAATCATACCTGTGAGTATTGCAGTATTTATACAGCAACGGTGA
- a CDS encoding P-loop NTPase — protein MHDLGPEYLTEQLRDINDPQLNADIVSLGLVEDLTVENNTARITLGFNAPYSPDEMAMASKIRSVVENAGLDPELQSPMNQSVDILSGVRNIIAVTSGKGGVGKSTIAANLAHTIADRGADVGLLDADVYGPNIPQLLDIQSAPTMTDDGYPIPVETHGLSVMSPGLVIPEADAAALRGPMINSAIQELLTDVRWGDLDYLIVDLPPGTGDVKITLLQTVPVTGVIGVTTPQSMATDDAIKGLDLFGEHNVPVIGIIENMSSFECPSCGDQHEVFGSGGGDRLADAYDTPVLGNVPVDPTLNSNTPSGVVTNKTSPAKNEFETLAKKTLNRVGVVSRKDTADSNVLHNRPSQKSESWL, from the coding sequence ATGCATGACCTCGGTCCTGAATATCTCACAGAACAACTCCGTGATATAAATGACCCGCAATTAAATGCTGATATTGTTTCTCTCGGATTAGTTGAGGATCTTACCGTTGAGAACAATACTGCACGTATCACTCTTGGATTTAATGCTCCTTACTCTCCCGATGAAATGGCGATGGCAAGCAAAATTCGATCTGTCGTTGAAAATGCTGGCCTTGACCCAGAACTTCAGTCGCCAATGAACCAATCTGTGGATATACTTAGTGGTGTTCGAAATATTATTGCGGTTACCTCTGGTAAGGGTGGGGTCGGCAAATCAACAATTGCTGCTAATCTTGCTCATACAATTGCGGACCGAGGGGCAGATGTCGGATTACTTGACGCTGATGTATACGGACCGAACATCCCACAGTTGCTCGATATTCAGTCAGCTCCTACGATGACAGATGATGGATATCCGATACCAGTAGAAACACACGGCCTGTCGGTAATGAGTCCAGGACTTGTTATTCCTGAAGCTGATGCTGCCGCACTACGCGGACCAATGATTAATAGTGCTATTCAGGAACTTTTGACCGACGTAAGATGGGGAGACCTTGACTATCTAATTGTTGATTTACCTCCCGGAACAGGAGACGTTAAGATAACACTGCTTCAGACAGTTCCAGTCACCGGCGTTATTGGTGTCACGACACCACAATCAATGGCAACAGATGATGCGATCAAGGGATTGGATCTGTTCGGAGAACATAATGTCCCAGTCATTGGCATTATTGAGAATATGTCTAGTTTTGAGTGTCCGAGCTGTGGAGATCAGCACGAAGTATTTGGATCCGGTGGAGGAGATCGCTTAGCTGATGCATATGACACTCCAGTACTTGGTAACGTTCCGGTAGACCCAACACTTAATTCCAACACACCTAGCGGAGTGGTAACCAACAAAACGAGTCCAGCAAAAAATGAGTTTGAAACACTGGCAAAAAAGACGCTAAACCGCGTTGGTGTGGTATCACGAAAGGATACTGCTGACTCCAATGTCTTACACAATCGTCCGTCACAGAAATCTGAAAGTTGGTTATAA
- a CDS encoding class 1 fructose-bisphosphatase, translating into MSDTVVDAIIDEIAAATPEIREILSGRRGKTAKTNPSGETQIAADVKADELLVDRLSDIDGVGEIATEEREEKITCGNGYAVTLDPLDGSSNLKSNNPMGTIIGIYDAELPAAGTELVAAGSVVYGPITTFTVARDGTVTEYEVINGTKTTANADMMLPDDPTVYGFGGGDAAWTDEFSEFANEIRHELKLRYGGAFVADISQVLTYGGIFAYPSLEGYPDGKLRLQFEGNPVAYITKHAGGASSDGSQSILERSPEGLHDRVPVHVGNTSLIEKLERALQG; encoded by the coding sequence ATGAGCGATACCGTTGTGGATGCCATCATCGACGAAATTGCCGCTGCTACTCCAGAAATACGAGAGATACTTTCAGGGCGGCGGGGAAAAACTGCCAAAACAAATCCAAGTGGAGAGACACAAATTGCAGCAGACGTGAAGGCAGACGAACTACTCGTCGATCGTCTTAGCGATATTGATGGTGTCGGAGAGATTGCCACCGAAGAACGAGAAGAAAAAATCACTTGTGGCAACGGATATGCTGTTACGCTTGATCCGTTAGATGGGTCTTCAAACTTGAAGTCCAACAATCCGATGGGAACCATTATTGGAATCTATGATGCTGAGCTTCCAGCAGCAGGAACAGAATTAGTAGCTGCAGGGTCTGTCGTATATGGTCCAATTACAACATTTACTGTTGCACGGGACGGAACGGTTACTGAGTACGAGGTTATCAATGGTACAAAAACTACGGCAAATGCTGATATGATGTTGCCGGACGATCCCACAGTGTATGGGTTCGGTGGCGGAGACGCTGCATGGACGGACGAGTTTAGTGAGTTTGCAAATGAAATTCGGCATGAATTAAAGCTCCGATACGGAGGGGCATTTGTTGCAGATATCAGTCAAGTACTCACATACGGTGGAATCTTTGCGTACCCATCTCTTGAAGGGTATCCCGATGGGAAGCTCCGACTACAATTTGAAGGCAATCCAGTTGCATATATTACTAAGCATGCTGGAGGAGCATCGTCTGATGGATCACAATCGATATTAGAACGTTCTCCAGAGGGACTTCATGATCGAGTTCCCGTACATGTCGGTAATACGTCGCTAATTGAGAAACTTGAAAGGGCACTACAAGGATAG
- a CDS encoding phytoene/squalene synthase family protein: protein MSSGRSRGEELRWCHDAVVDVSRTFAITVDQLEPPMSDRICVGYLLCRIADTVEDAGHIPSEEQVELLDHYRETLDGERSVESFRTAVDTWIPDEQTRSADWDVVADVNRVFNAFDTLPKSSQQAIAEPASELVSGMSMFVDRYSDTGGLRIKTVEELEEYCWYAAGTVGQLITNLLSEDASEQERKTMANNAESFALLLQLVNIAKDVGDDYREENNVYLPAEWLDDVGIAQEEVSETQNADAVGSVVQRVVDRANGYLDDAQEYLMAMPDTQGNTLAAWAIPKLLAVGTIRELQKQPDQVVNGDVKVSRAEVYALIQRFESGVPREQIPDLRSTMEREPLHLAEH, encoded by the coding sequence ATGTCATCGGGTCGATCTCGTGGAGAAGAACTAAGATGGTGCCATGATGCTGTTGTTGATGTCTCAAGAACATTTGCAATTACGGTTGACCAATTGGAGCCACCAATGTCAGATCGTATCTGTGTTGGATATCTACTCTGTAGAATTGCTGACACCGTTGAGGACGCTGGACATATACCATCAGAAGAACAAGTTGAGTTGCTGGATCACTACCGTGAAACATTGGATGGAGAACGGTCCGTAGAATCATTCCGAACAGCAGTCGATACTTGGATTCCGGACGAACAAACGAGATCGGCTGATTGGGATGTAGTTGCAGATGTTAATCGCGTATTCAATGCGTTCGATACGTTACCGAAATCGTCACAACAAGCCATTGCGGAGCCGGCGTCTGAACTGGTTTCTGGGATGTCAATGTTTGTTGACCGATACTCCGATACGGGTGGTTTACGCATCAAGACAGTCGAGGAATTGGAAGAATACTGCTGGTATGCTGCCGGAACGGTTGGCCAACTGATTACAAATTTGTTATCCGAAGATGCATCCGAACAAGAGCGAAAGACGATGGCCAATAACGCTGAGTCGTTTGCGTTACTGCTGCAATTAGTGAATATAGCGAAAGATGTTGGAGACGATTACCGAGAAGAGAATAATGTATATTTGCCGGCAGAATGGTTAGATGATGTCGGGATTGCACAAGAAGAGGTTTCAGAAACGCAGAATGCGGATGCAGTTGGGTCAGTAGTCCAGCGAGTCGTCGACCGTGCGAATGGATACCTTGATGACGCCCAAGAATATTTAATGGCGATGCCAGACACTCAAGGTAACACACTTGCAGCGTGGGCGATACCGAAGTTGCTTGCTGTTGGAACTATACGCGAACTCCAGAAACAACCAGATCAGGTAGTAAACGGTGACGTTAAAGTTTCCCGAGCAGAAGTATATGCGCTAATCCAACGATTTGAGTCAGGAGTTCCGCGAGAACAAATCCCGGATCTACGATCTACTATGGAGAGGGAGCCACTTCATTTGGCTGAACACTAA
- a CDS encoding class I fructose-bisphosphate aldolase has translation MIPIDESPIVRDGKVLILAYDHGLEHGPADFDSVPESMDPKKIFDVATHDAVTGFAVQKGVAESYYPSYDDEVNLVAKLNGTSNLWMGEPDSAVNWSVDYAHELGADAIGYTLYGGSNNEVEMAEEFREVQESARDHDLPIVMWSYPRGQGLKNDKKDDVIAYAARQALELGADIAKVKHPGSQEGMELAVNMAGPVKVIMSGGSKVSDRKFLESVKTTMDAGGKGLAVGRNVWQREDPVSILDSLEKIIFEETTVDEALQA, from the coding sequence ATGATACCAATTGATGAGTCTCCAATTGTCCGGGATGGTAAAGTACTAATTCTAGCGTACGACCACGGACTTGAGCATGGCCCTGCCGATTTTGATTCAGTGCCAGAGAGCATGGATCCAAAGAAAATCTTTGATGTTGCCACACATGATGCAGTGACAGGGTTTGCCGTCCAGAAAGGAGTTGCTGAGTCATACTATCCTTCATACGATGATGAAGTGAATCTTGTTGCTAAGCTAAACGGAACATCGAATCTATGGATGGGCGAACCAGATTCAGCGGTCAACTGGTCCGTGGATTATGCACATGAACTTGGAGCAGATGCAATTGGATATACACTGTATGGCGGTTCAAATAACGAGGTAGAGATGGCAGAAGAATTCCGTGAGGTCCAAGAATCTGCTCGTGATCATGACCTCCCGATCGTCATGTGGTCATATCCACGAGGACAAGGGCTGAAAAATGATAAAAAAGACGATGTGATCGCCTACGCTGCTCGACAAGCACTAGAGCTAGGAGCCGATATTGCAAAGGTCAAGCATCCAGGCAGTCAGGAAGGTATGGAATTAGCAGTCAATATGGCTGGTCCAGTGAAGGTCATCATGAGCGGTGGCTCAAAAGTTTCAGATCGTAAGTTCCTCGAAAGTGTCAAGACCACGATGGACGCTGGAGGAAAGGGTCTTGCAGTCGGACGAAATGTCTGGCAGCGCGAGGATCCAGTTAGTATTTTAGATAGTCTAGAAAAGATCATCTTCGAAGAAACAACTGTTGACGAAGCACTCCAAGCATGA
- a CDS encoding helix-hairpin-helix domain-containing protein, whose product MTDSQDSTGDVSTVSDLRRLRYVGPATAEILRDADITAADIKSKNVSYRKLVEKGINPGVAAKIRREHSLPWTISGMGSDLDQRSETVSGLSEAEKRWVSLSNADWETTEVSTEIELKRPEIPKDALGFELIDEPPELRPVDDLDAVDKAISDELAKAGVNTVRRLATVDPKRLADAVEISEEILQELHDQAVEHA is encoded by the coding sequence GTGACTGACTCACAGGATAGTACTGGTGATGTTTCTACTGTGAGCGATCTTCGAAGGCTCCGATATGTTGGTCCAGCCACAGCAGAAATTTTACGAGATGCCGATATCACAGCAGCTGACATCAAGTCGAAGAATGTCTCATATCGGAAGTTGGTTGAGAAAGGTATCAATCCCGGAGTTGCGGCTAAGATTCGCCGTGAGCATTCACTACCGTGGACAATAAGTGGCATGGGGTCAGATTTGGATCAGCGATCAGAGACTGTTTCTGGGCTTAGTGAAGCAGAGAAGCGGTGGGTATCACTGAGTAATGCGGATTGGGAAACAACAGAAGTGTCTACTGAGATTGAGCTTAAGCGACCAGAAATCCCAAAGGATGCACTTGGATTTGAGTTGATCGATGAACCACCTGAGCTTAGACCGGTAGATGATCTTGACGCAGTCGATAAAGCAATCTCGGACGAACTCGCCAAAGCAGGGGTAAATACAGTTCGGAGACTCGCGACGGTGGATCCTAAACGCTTAGCGGACGCAGTAGAGATTAGTGAGGAAATACTTCAGGAATTACACGATCAGGCAGTGGAACATGCATAA
- a CDS encoding nitrous oxide reductase accessory protein NosL, translating to MSYTRRSALGTVGLITAVGTSGCTDLDIFSGEEDISPVEVSDSEDCEECGMIVKNHPGPIGQGYYENNGNDEPKHFCSGYCLYEYTFKRENEENDPISLFLTDYSGVDYSINNDNELSAHTDVEHLVNADELYIVFDTEIEGAMGPAFVPFSDESDATDFADTHGGMVNEHDEITPEIVDNHGM from the coding sequence ATGTCATACACACGACGATCGGCTCTTGGTACAGTTGGACTTATCACAGCTGTTGGTACGAGTGGGTGTACAGACTTGGATATTTTTTCTGGAGAGGAGGATATTTCACCTGTCGAGGTTTCTGACTCCGAAGATTGCGAAGAATGTGGGATGATTGTTAAGAACCATCCCGGACCGATTGGCCAAGGGTATTATGAGAATAATGGGAATGATGAGCCTAAGCATTTCTGTAGCGGGTACTGCTTATATGAGTACACATTTAAGCGGGAAAACGAAGAAAATGACCCGATTAGTCTGTTTCTAACAGATTACTCGGGGGTAGACTACTCGATTAATAATGACAACGAGCTCTCAGCACACACTGACGTAGAGCATCTAGTCAACGCCGATGAATTGTATATTGTATTTGATACAGAGATTGAGGGAGCAATGGGACCGGCTTTCGTACCGTTTTCAGATGAATCGGATGCTACAGACTTCGCTGACACTCATGGTGGAATGGTAAACGAGCATGATGAAATTACTCCCGAAATAGTTGACAATCACGGGATGTGA
- a CDS encoding ABC transporter ATP-binding protein, producing MTSEYTSNQPLLTAESITHNYGNVEALSDCTLSLHTGRVYGLIGPNGAGKTTLLQILCGLLSPDKGTIHINSNSSRAIGYLPQHPEFRPQFTAREIIQFYQQMVGQNKSSPVSILEQVGLDSVASRTVDGFSGGMIQLLGIAQATIGNPPIIILDEPTSGLDPTMTTRVFEATETIADEHTTVLVSSHDLDSVDRYANRVLLLINGQIKHRGTTDALQDRTNVQSLHQAYHDLIPASHETVTP from the coding sequence ATGACATCAGAATATACCTCAAACCAACCACTACTCACAGCCGAGTCAATCACACATAACTACGGGAATGTCGAGGCACTATCTGACTGCACCTTGTCACTCCATACTGGTAGAGTATACGGGTTAATCGGACCAAATGGTGCTGGAAAGACAACTCTCCTTCAGATTCTTTGCGGCCTTCTTTCCCCAGATAAAGGAACAATTCACATCAACAGTAATAGCTCCAGAGCTATTGGCTATCTTCCTCAACATCCTGAATTTAGGCCTCAATTTACAGCACGGGAGATAATTCAGTTTTATCAGCAAATGGTAGGTCAAAATAAGAGTTCGCCTGTGAGTATACTTGAACAGGTAGGACTTGATAGTGTAGCAAGCCGTACTGTTGATGGCTTTTCCGGCGGTATGATCCAATTGCTCGGGATCGCACAAGCAACCATCGGAAATCCTCCTATCATCATCCTTGATGAGCCAACCAGTGGTCTAGATCCTACGATGACAACCCGCGTGTTCGAGGCGACCGAAACAATTGCTGATGAGCACACGACGGTACTTGTGAGTTCACACGATCTTGATAGTGTAGACCGATATGCCAATCGCGTGCTATTGCTAATTAACGGACAGATCAAGCACCGTGGGACCACAGATGCTCTTCAGGATCGGACAAATGTTCAATCACTGCACCAAGCGTACCATGACTTAATTCCAGCATCACATGAAACAGTTACACCATAA